The following are encoded together in the Numida meleagris isolate 19003 breed g44 Domestic line chromosome 19, NumMel1.0, whole genome shotgun sequence genome:
- the ASXL1 gene encoding putative Polycomb group protein ASXL1, whose protein sequence is MTPKQILQVIEAEGLKEMSGTSPLACLNAMLHSNSRGGDGLFYKLPGRISLFTLKKDALQWSRNLSVPEGDELEDTADAESCGSNETSTVSGDNDVSLDETSSNASCSTESQSKGPSTARESSRTASQTAKQKRKTGVMLPRVVLTPLKVNGAHMESASGFTGRHADGESSSTSSSSSSSLALCNATLRSRTEINRDPPQLLRGIRKPTAGQMKRNRGEDIDFETPGSILVNTNLRALINSRTFNALPSHFQQQLLYLLPEVDRQVGADGLMRLSGSALNNEFFTHAAQSWRERLADGEFTHEMQVRIRQEMEKEKRVEQWKEKFFEDYYGQKLGLTQEESQEQNLVQEDAENRTALSVKGETRLPRAPSTRQRDGHFKKRSRADLRCRARRSLYKLRDSEQKEASKETASVGPDSSLHKDTKPEVDLKKDDLTSASAAVLKPESSELHLSPETSKLHSKSEDLSLATANRIPCLSQESSAREPKDQKRKCFEEAASASFPEKKPRLEDRQSFRNTIESVHSEKPQPTKEEPKVPPIRIQLSRIKPPWVVKGQPAYQICPRIIPNTEPSARGRSGARTLADIKARALQARAQREAAAAAIGGGGGPGGGRNTEGGGGEPSGHRRRRRSKRARRKRSSDLQRAQLLPSLRLSGEKASSEAAARAASTNSSASSKQDSFSSKSEGSDVLECAAGAGSGEAEPGDGSPGGQRCDALTASALDCTALERPEESPEQLFCDARTEAASCAASQERQSAELAHVGPPAVTLSCAQTQGTEVGPAGGSQLRDVGVPTVELDYGKENSSGHPALLPELPSSGKECHEPKVIPRFRFNGSETFVEQCMKSYSGSSKMVTAGAEEGVPALCNFTHLQADRESDGKQSNEEQNAESLLKSSLCDGFISQNRIDTSEKLRERRPRAESEDECQPLRETREFKANGDDEVQSTHSESTDTASDFEADVADESVEMEICYRNLSCREVAKKGSFCQSSTEECDKISSKSSLEAGDLPCLVDFPSVAPVSAAPPPQRWGLRAPLPLKTERPSDSAQPVSSDANSPLVMQLLKGNRRLEEVLPVSHANIKVEGAQPPPDQQSECLSVLMERGSSCYFGKESSPDAQVKASALTGSDDFYSVRSSLDPQEKKCGSGAALPRAEDTENQPVPEKHSKIGLTLSCPDQVANVASAPQKPEDASPRERTFSSCSFEEQKESSKVHRVPQHNPLTNVVTNQSPEKLNPTLEPPFLSPNMDSLGPNQMGNTSVNQSCVGVQGKKLFGSGFPCNPSVRLHHSRASDQVSAMGALAPSKQNPLTKSCASAEGMPAAREEWTSKQHVNALGGIKNESVLACGSPGKNSGESQKDAAASPAELREHSQSAPLAMDLLPFLKFSREPGKRHNHPSEPPSKPSQFNIKQAFYGKLSKLQLNSTSFNYSSSAPAFPRSLAGSMMQLTHKANFAANRNASLSVQMFADSSSVEEISFNCSCSLKAMIMCKGCGAFCHDDCIGPSKLCVLCLVVR, encoded by the exons ATGACCCCAAAGCAGATTCTGCAGGTCATAGAGGCTGAAGGCCTGAAGGAAATGAG TGGCACCTCTCCCCTGGCCTGCCTCAACGCCATGCTCCATTCCAATTCCAGGGGAGGCGATGGGCTCTTCTACAAACTGCCGGGACGGATCAGCCTGTTCACACTGAAG AAGGATGCCCTGCAGTGGTCTCGGAACCTGTCTGTGCCAGAAGGGGATGAACTGGAGGATACAGCGGATGCAGAAAGCTGCGGGTCCAACGAAACAAGCACCGTGAGCGGTGATAACGATG TGTCTCTTGATGAAACCTCCTCTAACGCCTCCTGTTCCACCGAATCTCAGAGCAAGGGACCCTCTACTGccagggagagcagcagaacagcctCACAG ACAgccaaacaaaagagaaagacaggTGTAATGCTGCCACGTGTTGTCTTAACGCCACTGAAAGTCAATGGGGCACACATGGAGTCTGCATCTG GCTTCACGGGAAGGCATGCCGatggggagagcagcagcacgtccagcagcagcagcagctctttggCCCTGTGCAATGCCACCTTGCGCAGCCgaacagaaataaacagggATCCTCCACAGCTGCTGAGAGGTATCCGAAAGCCCACGGCTG GGCAAATGAAACGAAACAGGGGTGAGGATATTGACTTTGAAACACCTGGTTCCATTCTTGTCAATACAAACCTGCGAGCTCTGATAAACTCCAGAACCTTTAATGCACTCCCATCgcacttccagcagcagcttctttaCCTCCTTCCAGAAGTTGATAGACAG GTTGGGGCTGATGGGCTGATGCGTCTCAGTGGCAGTGCTCTGAATAATGAGTTTTTCACCCAcgctgctcagagctggaggGAACGCCTGGCTGATG GTGAATTCACACACGAAATGCAAGTTCGAATTCGGCAGgagatggaaaaggagaagagagtgGAACAGTGGAAGGAGAAGTTCTTTGAGGACTACTACGGACAAAA ATTGGGCTTGACCCAAGAAGAATCCCAGGAGCAGAATTTGGTGCAAGAAGATGCTGAGAACAGGACAGCACTGTCTGTTAAAGGAGAAACAAGGCTGCCACGCGCTCCTTCCACACGGCAGAGGGATGGGCACTTCAAGAAGCGCTCCCGGGCCGACCTGCGATGCAGAGCCAGGAGGAGCCTGTACAAACTGCGTGATTCTGAGCAGAAAGAGGCTTCCAAGGAGACTGCTTCTGTGGGACCGGATTCCTCTCTTCACAAAGACACAAAGCCTGAGGTAGACCTGAAGAAAGATGACCTGACGAGTGCTTCTGCTGCAGTACTGAAGCCAGAGAGTTCAGAATTGCATCTCTCTCCAGAGACTTCCAAATTGCACAGTAAATCGGAAGATCTGTCGTTGGCGACTGCAAACAGAATTCCCTGTTTGTCCCAGGAGAGCTCTGCTCGGGAACCGAAGGACCAGAAGAGGAAATGCTTTGAGGAGGCTGCCTCTGCCTCCTTCCCCGAAAAGAAGCCCCGGCTTGAAGATCGTCAGTCCTTTCGTAACACAATTGAAAGTGTTCACTCAGAAAAGCCACAACCTACTAAAGAGGAGCCAAAAGTCCCACCCATCCGG attCAACTTTCACGTATTAAACCACCCTGGGTGGTTAAAGGTCAGCCAGCTTACCAGATATGCCCCAGGATCATCCCCAACACGGAGCCCTCCGCCCGGGGCAGGAGCGGGGCCAGAACTCTCGCAGACATTAAGGCCCGTGCTCTGCAGGCCCGAGCCCAGCgagaagctgctgcagccgCCATCGGTGGTGGGGGCGGCCCCGGCGGAGGGAGAAACACTGAGGGGGGCGGAGGAGAACCCAGCGGCCATCGCAGGCGCAGGAGATCAAAGAGAGCTCGTCGAAAGCGCTCGTCAGATCTACAGCGAGCACAACTACTCCCGTCTCTCCGTCTGAGCGGAGAAAAGGCCAGCTCTGAGGCGGCCGCCCGGGCAGCCAGCACAAATTCCTCTGCCTCCTCGAAACAAGACTCCTTTTCTTCGAAGAGTGAGGGAAGCGACGTTCTGGAATGCGCCGCGGGCGCTGGCTCAGGGGAAGCTGAGCCTGGCGATGGCTCACCTGGAGGGCAGCGCTGCGACGCTCTGACTGCGTCGGCATTGGACTGCACAGCTTTGGAGAGGCCAGAGGAGAGCCCCGAGCAGCTCTTCTGCGATGCGAGGACTGAAGCAGCATCGTGTGCTGCGTCGCAGGAGAGGCAGAGCGCGGAGCTGGCACACGTGGGTCCTCCAGCAGTCACTCTGTCGTGTGCTCAGACACAGGGGACTGAGGTCGGCCCTGCGGGAGGCTCGCAGCTCAGAGATGTCGGCGTTCCCACTGTAGAGCTGGATTATGGAAAGGAGAATTCCTCCGGTCATCCTGCTCTCCTGCCGGAGTTGCCATCGAGTGGTAAAGAATGCCACGAGCCAAAAGTGATACCGAGATTTAGATTTAATGGCTCCGAAACATTTGTGGAACAGTGCATGAAAAGTTACAGTGGTAGTTCCAAAATGGTGACTGcgggagcagaggaaggagtgCCTGCACTGTGTAACTTCACACACCTGCAGGCAGACAGAGAGAGTGATGGTAAACAGAGTAATGAAGAACAGAATGCGGAATCTCTGTTGAAATCCTCTTTATGCGATGGCTTTATTTCTCAGAATAGGATAGATACCTCTGAAAAACTGAGGGAGAGGCGCCCCAGAGCAGAATCGGAAGACGAGTGCCAGCCATTGAGAGAGACCCGAGAGTTCAAGGCAAATGGAGATGATGAAGTACAGAGTACACACAGTGAATCAACGGATACTGCTTCGGATTTTGAAGCTGACGTGGCTGATGAGAGTGTGGAGATGGAGATATGTTACAGAAACCTCAGCTGTAGGGAGGTAGCTAAGAAGGGCTCCTTCtgtcagagcagcactgaggaatGTGATAAAATTAGTTCAAAGTCATCACTGGAAGCGGGTGATCTGCCCTGCCTTGTGGACTTCCCTTCAGTGGCCCCAGTGAGCGCTGCGCCTCCCCCTCAGAGGTGGGGACTGCGTGCACCACTGCCCCTGAAAACAGAGAGGCCGTCAGATTCTGCTCAGCCCGTGTCCTCTGATGCCAACAGCCCCTTGGTGATGCAGCTGCTTAAGGGGAACCGTCGGCTGGAAGAGGTTCTCCCGGTATCTCATGCCAACATCAAGGTGGAAGGTGCACAGCCACCTCCAGACCAGCAGTCAGAATGCCTCTCCGTGCTGATGGAGAGAGGTAGCAGTTGCTATTTTGGAAAGGAATCTTCTCCGGATGCGCAGGTAAAGGCGAGCGCCCTAACCGGGAGCGATGACTTCTACTCGGTGAGATCTTCCCTAGATCCCCAGGAGAAGAAGTGTGGGTCAGGAGCAGCATTGCCTAGAGCAGAGGATACGGAGAATCAGCCTGTTCCAGAAAAACATTCCAAGATTGGCTTAACCTTAAGCTGCCCGGACCAAGTGGCAAATGTGGCAAGTGCCCCTCAGAAGCCTGAAGACGCGAGCCCTCGGGAAAGAACGTTTTCTTCCTGTAGCTTTGAAGAGCAAAAAGAATCCTCTAAGGTCCATCGGGTGCCACAGCATAACCCGTTAACAAACGTCGTCACAAATCAAAGTCCTGAGAAGCTGAACCCGACTCTGGAGCCTCCATTTTTATCTCCAAATATGGATTCTCTTGGCCCAAATCAGATGGGGAACACATCGGTCAATCAAAGTTGCGTTGGAGTTCAAGGCAAAAAGCTCTTCGGTTCTGGTTTTCCTTGCAACCCCAGTGTCAGGCTACATCACTCAAGGGCTTCAGATCAGGTTTCAGCCATGGGAGCCTTGGCCCCGAGCAAACAGAATCCTCTGACCAAAAGCTGTGCGTCTGCAGAAGGAATGCCGGCTGCGAGGGAAGAGTGGACTTCAAAGCAGCACGTGAACGCCCTGGGAGGAATAAAAAATGAGAGCGTGTTGGCATGTGGCAGCCCAGGCAAGAACAGTGGGGAGAGCCAGAAGGATGCTGCAGCGAGCCCCGCGGAGCTGAGGGAGCATTCGCAGAGCGCTCCGCTGGCCATGGACTTGTTGCCATTCCTGAAGTTTTCAAGGGAGCCGGGAAAGAGACACAATCACCCTTCGGAGCCTCCTTCCAAACCCTCTCAGTTCAATATCAAACAGGCGTTTTATGGGAAGCTTTCTAAGCTGCAGCTAAATTCCACCAGCTTTAATTATTCATCCAGCGCTCCAGCTTTTCCCAGAAGTCTCGCTGGAAGCATGATGCAGCTCACCCACAAAGCGAACTTTGCTGCAAACCGTAACGCATCCCTTTCCGTGCAGATGTTTGCTGATAGCAGCAGCGTTGAAGAAATATCGTTCAACTGTTCGTGCAGCCTTAAAGCCATGATCATGTGTAAAGGCTGCGGGGCGTTCTGCCACGATGACTGTATAGGACCCTCTAAGCTCTGTGTATTGTGCCTTGTGGTGAGATAA